The Primulina eburnea isolate SZY01 chromosome 6, ASM2296580v1, whole genome shotgun sequence genome contains a region encoding:
- the LOC140833343 gene encoding uncharacterized protein — translation MKEIEESEPESQNTTNIAEDANSLVFGKEIRGKVRGMGFGVTPSKVGASLQQNGTIKQLQSMMHNLQQEVQQMRSIIFQNMRQQNEQEQVGSGGSIGIENDIGSGYDISRPKKVAMLIM, via the exons ATG AAAGAAATAGAAGAATCTGAGCCTGAATCTCAAAACACTACTAACATTGCTGAGGATGCAAATAGCCTTGTATTTGGGAAGGAAATTCGAGGTAAAGTGCGTGGAATGGGCTTTGGAGTTACACCTTCAAAAGTTGGAGCATCTTTGCAACAAAATGGAACTATTAAACAACTTCAAAGTATGATGCACAACCTTCAACAAGAAGTGCAACAAATGAGGTCCATTATTTTCCAAAATATGAGGCAACAAAATGAGCAAGAACAG GTTGGTAGTGGTGGCAGTATTGGGATTGAGAATGATATTGGTAGCGGCTATGATATCAGTCGTCCCAAAAAAGTGGCAATGTTGATAATGTGA